A window of the Hordeum vulgare subsp. vulgare chromosome 5H, MorexV3_pseudomolecules_assembly, whole genome shotgun sequence genome harbors these coding sequences:
- the LOC123399355 gene encoding PRELI domain containing protein 3A-like isoform X2 encodes MVVSYTQEHVYLHPWHRVTAAAWRKFTDPAARAAPLSHILDVQTLSRGVDPRAGRLHAVRAIAGRTPPLPFLLRPLAASAGVGDVVLCVERTSVDAPARAMRVVSRNATFRRLVDVEERCSYAPHPERPDEWTLFTQETSIRCAPLAAVSATVAEMVERRCAESFLQNAAKGKEVVERICDGLALADRVPGPSPADGEEQ; translated from the coding sequence ATGGTGGTCTCGTACACGCAGGAGCACGTGTACCTCCACCCCTGGCACCGCGTCACCGCGGCGGCGTGGCGCAAGTTCACCGACCCGGCGGCGCGCGCCGCGCCGCTCTCCCACATCCTGGACGTGCAGACGCTGTCCCGGGGCGTCGACCCGCGCGCCGGCCGGCTCCACGCCGTGCGCGCCATCGCGGGCCGGACTCCGCCGCTCCCGTTCCTGCTCCGCCCGCTCGCCGCCAGCGCCGGCGTCGGCGACGTGGTGCTCTGCGTGGAGCGCACCTCCGTGGACGCGCCCGCGCGCGCCATGCGGGTGGTCTCCCGCAACGCCACCTTCCGGCGGCTGGTGGACGTGGAGGAGCGGTGCAGCTACGCGCCCCACCCGGAGCGGCCGGACGAGTGGACGCTGTTCACGCAGGAGAcgagcatccggtgcgcgccgcTTGCGGCCGTGTCGGCCACGGTCGCCGAGATGGTGGAGCGGCGGTGCGCGGAGAGCTTCTTGCAGAACGCGGCCAAGGGGAAGGAGGTCGTCGAGAGGATCTGCGACGGCCTCGCGCTCGCGGACCGCGTGCCAGGACCCTCCCCGGCCGACGGAGAAGAACAGTAG
- the LOC123399355 gene encoding PRELI domain containing protein 3A-like isoform X1, translated as MVVSYTQEHVYLHPWHRVTAAAWRKFTDPAARAAPLSHILDVQTLSRGVDPRAGRLHAVRAIAGRTPPLPFLLRPLAASAGVGDVVLCVERTSVDAPARAMRVVSRNATFRRLVDVEERCSYAPHPERPDEWTLFTQETSIRCAPLAAVSATVAEMVERRCAESFLQNAAKGKEVVERICDGLAAARDAIARDNPVVRAAKIVRF; from the exons ATGGTGGTCTCGTACACGCAGGAGCACGTGTACCTCCACCCCTGGCACCGCGTCACCGCGGCGGCGTGGCGCAAGTTCACCGACCCGGCGGCGCGCGCCGCGCCGCTCTCCCACATCCTGGACGTGCAGACGCTGTCCCGGGGCGTCGACCCGCGCGCCGGCCGGCTCCACGCCGTGCGCGCCATCGCGGGCCGGACTCCGCCGCTCCCGTTCCTGCTCCGCCCGCTCGCCGCCAGCGCCGGCGTCGGCGACGTGGTGCTCTGCGTGGAGCGCACCTCCGTGGACGCGCCCGCGCGCGCCATGCGGGTGGTCTCCCGCAACGCCACCTTCCGGCGGCTGGTGGACGTGGAGGAGCGGTGCAGCTACGCGCCCCACCCGGAGCGGCCGGACGAGTGGACGCTGTTCACGCAGGAGAcgagcatccggtgcgcgccgcTTGCGGCCGTGTCGGCCACGGTCGCCGAGATGGTGGAGCGGCGGTGCGCGGAGAGCTTCTTGCAGAACGCGGCCAAGGGGAAGGAGGTCGTCGAGAGGATCTGCGACGGCCTC GCCGCCGCCAGGGACGCCATCGCCCGGGACAACCCCGTGGTGCGCGCCGCCAAGATCGTCAGGTTCTGA